In Silene latifolia isolate original U9 population chromosome 6, ASM4854445v1, whole genome shotgun sequence, the genomic window aaattttacaaaatatgatgaaatgctTATGAATTGCtctccaaaataaaataaagacaaaCACCCCCACTTTAGAATGCTTAATCTTGCATTCGTGATAGGATTTATGTTATATACACattgttttataaatctaaaaaaatatacttgagttTTTAAAAAGGTGTTTATAACTTAAACACTATTTTAATAGGttctataaaaaaaaatattcatttattaataaatatgggccggaccgggccaaaatttgggccgaatgcttggcccaaacccggcccaaaaATATGTTGGGCCTTTTTGGGCCAGCCCGTGGGCTTTTTTAGGCCAAAACAAAAGGCCCAAGCCCTTCTAAAAAGCGGGTCGGGTCGGGTagggccaatgggcttgggccatttgatcagctctagTTTGTAACTAACTCTTGACTCATCAACTAACTACTAACTAACCTGCTAATGCTTTTATATACTCAATATTCCCCCCTTAGGCTGGAGGGTCTTGAAATACCAATCCAAGCTTAGAAGCAAGAAAACGTTGTTGTGCAGACCCTAGTGCTTTAGTCATCAAGTCTGCCAGTTGATTGTTAGTCCTAACATGCTTAGTAATCAAAAAACCTTCCTCTTGTTTGTCCCTTACAAAGTGGCAATCGATACTTAAGTGTTTGGTGCGCTCATGAAACACTAGGTTCTCTTAGATGTGAATAGCAGCCTTGTTATCACAATAAAGCTCAATAGGCTGCTGCACCTTGACTCCCAAATCCTTCAGTAAAGCTGCCAACCAAATCAACTTTGAAGTCGTATAGGAAAGACTCCTATATTCTGATTCAGCTGAGATTTTGCTCACTGTATTCTGCTTTTTGGTTTTCCATGAAACTAAAGAATTGCCCAACATTACACAATAACCACTTAGTGATCTGCAAGAATAGGCACATTGGCCCCAATCTGCATCACTGAAAGCTACCATCTGAAGATTAGACCGTGCACTGTAGAATAGGCCTGTGTTGATTGTGCCTTTTAAATACTTAACAACATGTATTGCTGCGTGCATATGAGGCAGCCTAGGATTACTAACGAATTGACTTAAGTGTTGGACACTGTATGAGATGTCTGATCTAGACATATTCAAGTACAGTAACCTGCCAACCAACCTTCTATATTGTTCTGGATTTTCCAAAACTTCTCCTTGATCCATTGATAACTTCAAACCCTGTTGCATTGGAAACTTGACTGATACACAATTCTCCATATGTAAATCAGTCAAAATATCCAAAATGTACTTCCTTTGATTAATCATGAGCCCTGACTGATTTATGAAAATCTCCAGACCAAGAAAATACCTCATTTGCCCCAAATCCTTAATGGAAAAGGCAGAATGCAAATCCTTCTTAAGTTGTGCTATTTCTGCAGTAGATGTACCAGTCAGGACCACATCATCAACATAAACCAAGGCTACTGTAAATGATTGATCTGCTGGGTTTGTCTTTGTGAACAATGAATAGTCATGTCTTGACTGAACATATCCTTTACTGTGAAGAAATTTAGTGAGTTCTTTATTCCATTGCCTTGAAGCCTGTTTCAGGCCATACAAGGATCTGTTCAGCTTGCAAACCTTCCCTTCTGGTATATTATAACCTTCAGGTGCCTTCATATACACTTCCTCATCAAGAAAGCCATGTAAGAAAGCATTGTTGATGTCTAGTTGGAACAAAGGCCATTGCTTAGCAGCTGCAATGGCTAGTAAGGTCCTAACTGTTGTAAACTTAGCAACTGGTGAAAAAGTGTGCTTGTAATCTTTATCTTTAACTTGGTTAAACCCCTTGGCAACCAAACGTGCCTTAAATCTTTCCACAGTACCATCACTATTATATTTAATCTTAAAGACCCATTTAGATCCTATAGCCTTATGACCTTGTGGCAAATCAATAATCTCCCAAGTCTTATTGTCCTCTAAAGCCTTGACCTCTTTCTGCATTGCTTCAATCCACCTTGGATCATCTTTAGCTTGTCTGTAGGTGTATGGCTCATGTTCAAGCATGACATTGGATAAGGAGCCAATATATTCTGGATCAAACTCGTGTAAACTTTTAAAATCTCTGCTTGAAATGCAGTAGCATGAACTGAACTGGTAGCATGGGATTGCCCTGGtaactagggctgagcaaaaaaaaTTCGATCCGAATTTTTTTCCGAATCCGATCCAAAATCCGAAAAAAAATATCCGAATATATGGATACCATTTaaattggatatccgatccggttTTTTCCGAATAAACTGGATCGGATGTGGATTGTGATTTTCGTAAAACCGGATATCCGAATTCGATCCggtttttaaaaatttaaaaaaaaaaaaagaaaacgtaaAAAGTAAAAAGACGACACACATCATATACTGACCCAATTACACAAAAATAATTGAcacaaaccctaaatccctaaTCTCATCTAGCCTCCCCCTTTCGTCTCCTGCTCAATTGCCAATTACCATTCTCAAATCGCCATCAGTCATTATCAATCATCATTCATCACTTCTAATATTTGAATCAAGGTGGTACTCACTATTCAGTTGAAGGAAAGAATTAACAAGATCAAAAAAATTATTAGAGTGCAATAACATCTATGAATCTTCCGAGAAATTTTTTGATTCTTTCATCAATGATTTGAAAATTGGTACTAAAAAGAAATTAAGTTTTTCTCTAGATGGCTAGAAACAAACGTTTTGTTTCCCTTCAACGTTTATACTTCCATTAGATCATATGTTCTGGGGTGTTTGATACTTATTGATTGCTATTGTTATAAACATAATTGAGAAGTGTGACAAGAGATGTGCACATACGTAATCTCGTCTTTATTCGAAGAATGAATGTCTTTGAATGATGATCTGGGATGATTCATTTCATACCATACCAGTCTTTTTGGATCTTTTGCTATGCATTTAAAACCGGATTGAATCCGGTTCCCGAAATCTGGATATCCGAATTTTCGGATTCCGAATTTCGGATATACGAATTATTCGGATCCGGATGTGGATCACCAAAAATTAGATTTTTAAAactggatatccgatccgaattttaaaaccggatcggatatccggttttgctcagccctactgGTAACTGACACTGGAAATCTTGTAACCAGGTGGTCATTTGCCTTGGCCTGGTGGATCTTCTTAGTGCAACAGTCTCAGGTGGAATATTGTGTGGACTGACATCAGAATTCTCAGGTGGAATAATGGAGCCAGAGACACTGTCAGAATGCTGCACAGTCTCAGCTGTAGTAGCAGGTGTGCTGTCTGTGACTGCAGCAGGTATAATAATAGTAGACACAGCAGGATTGACCAGACTAATGGTTGTAATCTGTAAGTCCTCATAAGGCTTATCCTTCTTAAAAGGGAATATATGCTCCTTAAAAAGAACATCTCTACTAACAAATATCTTATGCAATTTCAGATCATACAACCTATAACCTTTCTGCTTATGGGGATATCCAACAAAAATACACTCTCTTGCCCTACTTCCAAACTTATCTGAAAATGTAGGGGGCATGGTAGCATAACATAGACAACCAAAGATTTTTAATGCATCATAAGATGGTTTTGTATGAAAAAGCAATTCATATGGAGTGTTGTTACTGATTAAATGTGTAGCCATTAAGTTAATTAGATAAGTAGTAGTCAACAAACAATCACCCCAAAATTTAATGGGCAAATTTGCATGAAATCTTAAGGCCCTTGCTGTCTCTAGAAGGTGTCTATGCTTCCTTTCTACACGGCCATTTTGCTGAGGTGTGCCAACTACACTAGTCTGATGCATTATACCCTTGTCCTTAAACAATGTGCCACAATGCTCTTGCAAAAACTCAGTCCCATTGTCAGACCTAACTAGTTTTATAGTTGCACTGAACTGTGTCTCAACATAAGATAAGAAATTCTTAATTAAACTATAAACCTGATCTCTGTTTTGAAAAAGAATGGTCCATGTGTTCCTAGAGAAGTCATCTAAGATAATGAGAAAATATTTTGCACCAGATAAAGAAGGCTTTCTATAAGGACCCCATATATCTAAATGAATAAGAGCAAAGCAGTGAGATGCCCTACTCTGACTAGTAGGAAAAGGCAGCCTGTGATGTTTAGCCAAAATACAAGAATCACAATAAAAGTCTTTTTTATTCATTGCTGGATTAAAACCAGGTACATATTTCAATTTGTCAACAGACATATGGCCTAATCTTGAATGCAAAAGTGCAACAGACTCAATTTTTGCAGAAGACAAAATACTAGAATGACTGACAGATTCCATACTATGCTTGTCTAAGAGATGCTGAAACTTTTTAGAAACAAGTTGCTTAACAAGATTTATTAAGTACATAGACTGCTTAGTCATGGATTTATTGTAAAATCTATAAAGATCACCCATTCTCTTTCCCTTAGCAACAACCTGATTACTTGAAAGGTCCTGAAATGCACAATCATGTGAAGTAAAACTAACAGATAGTTTATTATTATCCAACAGTTTACTTACAGAAAGTAAATTTTGCTTAAAATCTGGTATGAAAAACACATTCAGTAATGTAATATGATCAGTTAAAACTACAGTACCCATCTGGTGAACTAACTTAATGCTACCATCAGGTAACCCAACTTTAAGGGGTtctttaaacttatgaacatttgTTAAAAGATGCAAGTCATATGTCACGTGATCTGTTGCTCCTGTATCAATTATCCAATCTTTCAAATATGGACCCTTATTAATACTGGAACTAGAAGAATTAGAGAAAATCATACCTGCAAAATTAGCTGAGGATAGCCTGGGTTGTTGATCAGAAATTCTCTTAATGACCTGATCAACAACAGAAgaaacaagcccatccaacaTATCAGGAGTGAAACCATGATTGACTGAAGAAGCAGCTGAGGATATCTTCTCCTTGCCCTTAGCTTTATCTCCAGGAAAGCCTCTTAGAACAAAACAATTGGCTGGGTTGTGACCAGTCTTCTGACAGTGTGGGCACTTGACCAAACCAAAACAAGTCTCTCGTGTATGACCTTTTTTATTGCAATGATCACACTGCTTGATCTGAATAATGCTACTACCAGGATTCTTAGCAGACTGAAAAGAATTTTTCTGAGACTCAGAATGCTTGAAACTAGCGTATGCATTAGCTTCAGTTAACACAGCTACATTCTCTGTGATCTGCTTCTGTCTTTCAATCTTTTGAAGCAAACTCAAAACCTTATTCATAGTAGGCAGTGGCTCCATTGACAGAATCTGTGTTCTTATGCCATCATAACCATTGTTTAAATTCATCAGGAACTGGATAACCTTAGCATTGTTCTCCCTTTCTACCATCTTCTTTAACAAAGAACAAGTACAAAGATTGATCTTCCCACATGAACAAGCAGGTAATGGATCCAAACAATCTAAAGTTTCCCACAAATTCTTCAATTTCCCATAGTATTCAATGAGAGAAAGATTGTCCTGAGATACTTCCCCCAAATATTTGGTTAATTGATAGACTTCTAAGGCATTGGACTGTCCAAAACGCTCAAGCAAATCAGACCAGAATGCCTGAGCTGAGGTTACGTACTTGAAGTTCTCTCTTAACCCCTTATCTAAAGAGTTATAAAGCCATCTCATTACCATAAAGTCACATCTCCTCCATTGTTTGTGACGCTTATCAGTGACAGGAGGCATAGCACAAGACCCATCTAACAGTCCGTCCTTATTTTTTGCAGCTAAAGACATTAAAATTTCCCTTTTCCATCCCAAGAAGTCATGACCATCAAAAAGAAAAGATGCTAAGGTAGCATTTGGTTGGTCAGAGGTGGACAAAAACAAAGGGTCATCATAATAATCAAGAGCAGACGCAGAATCAGAAGAAGTAACTTCAGGCATGATGAAATATAGAAAGATCGTTCAACAATAGTAGAAGAATAAAACGAAAGAGAAGAAGAAACTGTGAGTGCGGAAGCGTGTATACCTCTATTTCTTGAAGAAAAGAGAATTCAAGAAGCAGACGAAATTCCCAGAATCATGAAACTGTGAATACGGATACCATATTGAATTATACAGTATTTGACGTAATAGAACATGTATTTAGAAACAAAGAAGAAGATGAAGTAATAGAACTATAATTGTGTTGATTGAGAGAAAATAACAATCAGAATTTTTGTATTTCATAAAAGTAAGTATGATACATTGGTTGCCTTGTATATATAGCAATCCATACACCGACATACAACAGAATACTAACTGTAGTTTAGCTGACTGTAGTTAGTTGTAACAGACTGGTTAGTTTGTAACTAACTCTTGACTCATCAACTAACTTCTAACTAACCTACTAATGCTTTTATATACTCAATATCATTCTAACATTATTTCTGATAACTCTAACCCTAATGAGGTTACTCCTTACAGCAGCTAAACTAAGATATTCAACATTTTTATGTACATCTCTTATGTTGATGTACATTTATTCTCTTTTGTACGCCTTACTGCTCTCTATCTTCAACAAATAATGACTCCATATAAGTGGATCAGAGCCTAAAATATTACAATAGGTAATTTATAAATTCTAAAGGTTTTATATGGTTGGTCTCTAATTTGCGATCGTTTTATCGAAAATAATTCTTTCTTGAAGCAGCCATTGAGATCGCTTAATTGTTACTATGCTTATTGTTGACAATTGTAGGATTATTATTTTTACTTTCTCAGGACTCTAGAGTGATTTGGACGACACATGAACCTTTATGCTCAGAGTTCTTAACTCACATAATATAGTCTATTTGAAATTTAATGGGTTTTAGGTTATTCTTTCGTTTATTTCTAAATAGGATTTTGATAGTAAAATCATTCTCATCTGAGGTTGGGCTTATTTAAATTTGATTCACAATTGCACTTGGGCTAAGGTCTGATTAAATTATCTATTCACTCTAGCTTAAGGTTAAGCTTCTTGGTTATTATAAATTACAAATACGATTATTCAATAGAGTCTGAGCTTCTTTACATAGTAACTTTATGTAGGCACAAGTATATGAGCccattttctctccatttcctcaaaagaaatggagaggcaagtaCCTATTAATGGCCCGGATCGCATATTGACAACATCTAAAAGGAAAATGAGGGTGTAAgaggaaattattattttaaagAGATTATgagagaaaatggagagaaaggaaatggagaagATCCATTCCCAGAGTATATATAGTCTGATTCATAAGAGAGTGCAAGTCATTGACTCGACATACTGTAGGCTTCATGTGAAGATGGAAACCAAACCCATGCTCTTATGTCCTCGTGTGATTTAGCTTTTGGACTATGTAGGCATCAGCATAGAGGAACTTTAGGGTAGTATGTGCTCAGTATTATGCGCTTAATAAAGACGGGTGTTGCAGGGAAGTTAAGCCATGAGATATTGAGAATGATTATTGAATGAATAAAGCATAATTTTGTATGGACAGAGAAATGAAGAGCGGAGGCCACTTTTGATTAGCTGTGAGATGTACTACTGAATGATTCTTAGGGGGACAAACTGAAGAGCCCGGGAAATATGCGACTACACTTGGTTGGCAGCCTACCAAAACTCATATTGAATGTCAAGattgatatatatatagatttgtgTAATTTATGAGGATGAAACTGCTTTTTGTTTGATATAGCTCTACTTTTTTTTTAAGCTGCATTTTCTCCCTGTTTGTTCTCTTTCTTGAAAGAAGTATAATAACAATGTTAATAAAAATATTTAAACTTAGATAATGTTTGTAACATCATTTTTAACATTTTCTATATAtacccgtgcaactttgcacggacctagttattaatattaatacacCCATCTGTATAACGGAATCATCACCCTGTTTCATTTCCAACCGCAATATGTTGGAAATTGTCAATGATTGCCTGATTTTACAACGGAATCATCACTATGTTTTTGTATGAGAAAAAACACGAGTTGCAAAAGGCGCTACAGGGAGTGATGCCATCGTTGATAAGTTTGATAATATCCCTGTACTCGTACCGTGTTTAACCGTAGCTGCGTTAATATTACCGATTGCATCGTATTCCACCCAAAACCTCCAATCATAGTTCATACAGAATCACTCGTCATTCAACAAAAGTAAATAAGCAGCTAAAAAAGATGCCAACAATTAATAGTCAAACTGGCTAATTAAACAACAGGAAAGTTTCGCAAACAATGTTTCATACACTCAGATCGGCTCAAAGGCGAAACTGTGTAATGTGTACAAAGACTAGTTTCAAATTTTAACCATAAGCTACAACAGACCTGCAGAAAATAATTGAGAAGACATATAGACTTGTATTCTCTTATTCATAGGAAAACCATCAAATCACGAGCATCATATGTTTTGGACAACACCAAGCTCTCCGAATATGTTTCCAATGCCGAAAAGGAGCTCATAGATTTATCCAATTCTTGTGGTTCGCAACTAGCTAAATTATAAGCCTTCTTTCCATAAACAAAATAGCCCCCATCCTTCTCACAAAAGAAAATCTTTTTTATTGAACCATCGTAAACCTTGAACGATAGATAACCAAGCAAGCTTGATTTTCCCGAAAACCATAGAGTCCAAGGCCTCTTTTTGTTGTCCTGGTCTAGCACCCATATGCTGGAACTTACCTTAGAAATAGTGAAAACCGCTAGTGACTCTCCAAGAAGAAACGGAAACAACTTCGAGTTGCGTGCTTTGTCTAAACTAAAAGGCAGCTCCAAAAAGGTAATATTTTCCTTATCGAAGTCAAAGGAAGCAAGATAAGTTAAAAATCCACTCCTTTCTTTCGCATTTTGAACTACCCAGTAAGCTGCCCCTTGAAAGTAAACTGCGGTTGTCAGAGAAAAAAATAGCCGAATTCTATTATAACTATTCGCATAAGTGACATTGATGGGATCATTTCTAACGGTCCATTGTTGATTACTGAGTGTATAAACTGCAACATATATCTTTTCAGACTTTTTATCAAGACTATAGTCACTTGTCAACCTAAccactttataatcttgaatatcAGGAGCGAACCCAAACAAATACTGACCAGGATCGAGCAAAGGCAGTGGATGCGGGCATAGTGGGCAAGTAGGAATTACCAATGATTTGCGAATACAAGGGTTCCACAATCTCAATTCTTTGTGATTACAATAAACACTTCTTTGTCGGACTAAAAGCAACCCATTACAGCTACCTCTAATATGGTACTTGTACGACTCAGATTTGCGAAAAATGTGATCGGTTTCTTCAAGAGTTTCAGCATCACGAGTTGTCAACAAACACCCTTCGTTTTGAAGGTATCCCAAACTCTCGAATGCTAACAATAATTTATTATCATTCCCATTATTGATTTTACAAAGTTTGAAATGCATGTTAACAAAACGAGGGTTATCGATAATGGAACACCAAGATTTACATACGCACCTGAATCTTAATAGGGTTTTTGCAGGCAATGATAAGAAAATCAGAGTCCAAACTTCGGGTGGTAAGTACTTGGATTCTGAATGTTTGTTACtcattgaagaagaagaagaagatgttgaTTTCTCCTTTTCATTTCTGCTCTTCATTGTTGTCGGCATCTAATGGTAGCAGACTCCTTGATAGGAAGGAGGGTTTGTAATTATGTGTGCGCACACTAAAATAAACATGACAAACCGGGTCGAGCTTGAATCTAGTATAGCTCCGATTTTTCTATTTGAGAATCAGGTAAGTAATGCGTCGGGTTATTCGTGTCTGGCAATTTTGTCAGGTCTATTGCCAAATGAGTCAATTGGGTTTACTTTGAATAAGGTCAATTCGGGTCTGCCATTTATTCTTTTTTGGGCTAGGTTATTTTGGATTTCAGACTAGTATTAGATGTCAAGTTGTCGGGTTATTTAAAGGTGGGTCATTTCCGGTATGAATCATTTTGGACTGAATTATTTTCCACTCATTGCACTTCAGATTGTAAATCTCCACTTTTATCTATGGATGTCAACGGGCGGGTACAAGTGGGTACCGTCCCGCACCCGCCCCAAGATGGGTAAAACTttggcgggtggtggggcgggtgcgggtaTGAAAATTGTACCCGCCATGGGTAATGGGGCGGGGATGGATTTTGCATCTTACCCGCCTCCTACCCGCCAgtcatttcaaaatttaatatgattaGGACAATTTTtttaatcttatttagttataattaagatataatgttaataatagctattttataaagttttttactaaCTTCTTTGGTGAAAAACtaaaattataaagataaatcaaaaaaatggaaattaatagTGACTAAATCAACTTTTGCGAAAAAAATCTATCGAATAAAATTATGGTGTGACGGGTTAATGGGTAAGTGAGGCGGGTACGGTTTTATATTTCCGCCCGTTGGGGCGGGGATGCTTTTGGAAACTTTTACCCgccacgggtggtggggcggggatgggtccAAGTTTTTCTTGTTGGGTACGGGTAcgggggagcctatatccaccaGTCCACCACCGCCCCGCCCCATTGACATCCCAACTCgtatcccctatttactaaaagaaataGGCGAAACTCCAATTTTTTCCGCCTAAAACATGTTTCCTATAATAGTGCTTGACATTTTTAGCATGTACTGTAGGTATGGGCATACATGATAGGTTATAAATGCACATAATCTTtcgtatttaaatatttataacattcaatattTCACATTTGCACAAATTTTTATCTCTAATCTTTTTTGTGAAAAAGAGATTCTTTatttttgttccgggtgtaatttcggagcaggattgtgaccacgtgagcttgtagaatgatgtcgttgctcgtctcttcctttcactctttcttgtaaagattaacaaactgaggactcggcttggggccaagcgtactcactccgacgctcaagtcagtaaacttagagagataagttgtatgttaacttggcaaagtattttgtagagagataagggagtttataccagattattggaTCAGTTTCGAGTTccatttctcaatgagagatgcggagtatttatagactttcatcttttgtcacgtagtggccaagtggccaagtggtcgtagcaggtggaaagactgtcttaccctcggccgagggacccatggcaggccggcaggcctggttgactccatgccgaggggaccggatgtgagtatacggatatgcctctcggccggctagttgccgagccgagacccaagtgacaggccgacaggcttcgtcggttaggccgtttttcttttgacttgttgtcttttagccttgaccttggtcaatatgttgactcggtcagcgggtgcagaatatcccccatcaatttgcccccagcgtagtccatgtcgtggtatggaccttcgatgcgtgttgagcgtattctgcgcatgtcgaatTTCTTCCTCGGCTTAGTTCTGTTCAGgccggcttggttctgttcaggccgtaccatatcccccctccacattgttgtgtaatggacatcgaatgtggaaaaggaaatggcgctggccgagaccaaggttgagagtgccgtgtgcttttgattgccccgccgtctttgccaagcttggttgatcagctggccgttggcaagtagataccaagaagcgtgtcaaagaagattggttactgtatgtcgattgacattccgtggctgcatgcttgacacgtggcctggtattgattggtggacgcttcatgggctttgctctgattggtccattgaatgggctttgctctataaatagagcagtatgcccctcattttgaccagcaaacttcattttctcaaaaaaatttctcTTTCTAGTTTTCGAAGAGTTTTCTCCCTCTAATTtccgaagcgttactcggcgtaacactttctttcaaggtaaaaacaaattcttccccaacttttatttgttaagtattcaaATACAATGTCTGCTGCTGACGCTCCGCCTAGTACCTCATCCCCGGGGCGAACGCCGCATCTCGATGAACAGAGCCATGGTTGTCACCCCGGTAGGGTTCGGGGGtcgcaagtcgccttctcctgaaatcgacgagaaatatctcgaggattttgatg contains:
- the LOC141587642 gene encoding F-box/kelch-repeat protein At3g23880-like, with translation MKSRNEKEKSTSSSSSSMSNKHSESKYLPPEVWTLIFLSLPAKTLLRFRCVCKSWCSIIDNPRFVNMHFKLCKINNGNDNKLLLAFESLGYLQNEGCLLTTRDAETLEETDHIFRKSESYKYHIRGSCNGLLLVRQRSVYCNHKELRLWNPCIRKSLVIPTCPLCPHPLPLLDPGQYLFGFAPDIQDYKVVRLTSDYSLDKKSEKIYVAVYTLSNQQWTVRNDPINVTYANSYNRIRLFFSLTTAVYFQGAAYWVVQNAKERSGFLTYLASFDFDKENITFLELPFSLDKARNSKLFPFLLGESLAVFTISKVSSSIWVLDQDNKKRPWTLWFSGKSSLLGYLSFKVYDGSIKKIFFCEKDGGYFVYGKKAYNLASCEPQELDKSMSSFSALETYSESLVLSKTYDARDLMVFL